The following proteins are co-located in the Dyadobacter chenwenxiniae genome:
- a CDS encoding O-methyltransferase, with translation MNPDIHHPLPKAYTAIDAATKASGFTMASDIQTCSLLKTLAASKPGGKFLELGTGTGLSTAWILDGMDKDSTLVSIDNEAEFLAIAREHLGGDPRLTLTLTDGGTWVETNRTQKYDYIFADTWHGKYLMLDEVLEMLNKGGYYIIDDMLPQPNWPEGHDLKAIKLIEDLEQRTDLVLTKQVWATGIVIAVKV, from the coding sequence ATGAATCCGGACATTCATCATCCTTTACCCAAAGCCTACACTGCCATTGACGCAGCCACGAAGGCGTCAGGTTTTACCATGGCCTCTGATATTCAGACTTGTTCGCTGCTGAAAACACTTGCGGCTTCCAAGCCAGGAGGCAAATTTCTGGAACTCGGAACGGGCACCGGACTGTCCACAGCCTGGATCCTGGACGGAATGGACAAGGATTCAACATTGGTTTCGATCGATAACGAAGCCGAATTTCTGGCCATTGCCCGGGAGCATTTGGGCGGCGATCCGCGGCTTACATTGACATTAACCGATGGCGGAACTTGGGTAGAAACCAACCGTACACAAAAATATGACTACATTTTCGCCGACACCTGGCACGGCAAATATCTGATGCTCGACGAAGTGCTCGAAATGCTGAATAAAGGTGGCTACTACATCATCGACGACATGCTTCCCCAGCCTAACTGGCCCGAAGGACACGATCTAAAAGCCATCAAACTGATCGAAGACCTGGAACAAAGAACAGATTTGGTTTTAACAAAACAAGTTTGGGCGACGGGCATTGTGATTGCAGTGAAAGTTTAA